In Providencia rettgeri, the following proteins share a genomic window:
- a CDS encoding EscV/YscV/HrcV family type III secretion system export apparatus protein: MKNITGFLLQIRNRPELMVLVIMVMVIAMLIIPLPTILVDLLIGLNIMISVLIFMSSFYITRVLNFQSFPSILLISTLFRLALSISTSRLILLEADAGDIIATFGEFVIQDNLVVGMVVFAIVTIVQFIVITKGSERIAEVAARFSLDAMPGKQMSIDADLRAGVIDEAAVKEKRGDLEKESQLFGSFDGAMKFIKGDAIAGIIIIFVNLIGGISVGTAQQGMDVSTALNTFSLLTIGDGLVAQIPALLISISAGFIVTRVGGNDKNLGENIVSELFANDFTILITAFIVLSMGFLPGFPTVIFLLLSGLLIGLFAFRSFNKKKNKQKTVKGEAEIINSDVMEGETQRENSDIVDEYIPETLPVIISVNQKYKKHLEDNKFLSRMKKDIFIRYGYRIPDIAINYSPIIPENKMVVLINEIKAGEYDIYFHGYRLLTINDEPEYLGMTLTKFTDEYGSVSTWFEQKDRLNIEQLGLIARDDVTEAIDCVSTLLLRFINEFFGIQETKNLLDDLERKYPELLKECYRHTTVQKVTEVFQRLLMEKISVRNMKLIIETLVQWVPKEKDSLMLVEHVRSSMARYISSCFSVDGRLNVLMINSELEDTIRQGVRQASGGVYLHLEPEKTNELIQAAELALENSYLSVRDVNILVPVDIRRFVKKIVEGRFPELEVLSFNEVSEMVKVNVVKTI, from the coding sequence ATGAAAAATATAACCGGATTTTTATTACAAATCCGTAATCGCCCAGAGCTAATGGTATTAGTTATCATGGTTATGGTTATTGCGATGTTGATTATTCCATTACCCACAATATTGGTCGACTTATTGATCGGCTTGAATATTATGATCTCAGTACTTATTTTTATGAGCTCTTTTTATATCACTCGGGTACTGAATTTTCAGTCATTTCCATCCATATTACTAATTAGTACGTTATTTCGGCTTGCTTTATCAATTAGTACTAGCCGACTAATTTTATTAGAAGCAGATGCTGGGGATATTATCGCAACTTTTGGTGAGTTTGTTATTCAAGATAACCTAGTCGTTGGTATGGTGGTATTTGCGATTGTTACCATTGTACAGTTTATTGTTATTACTAAAGGTTCTGAACGTATTGCGGAAGTCGCAGCACGTTTTTCTCTTGATGCGATGCCCGGTAAACAAATGAGTATCGATGCCGATCTACGTGCGGGGGTGATTGATGAGGCGGCAGTTAAAGAGAAACGTGGTGACCTTGAAAAAGAGAGCCAGCTATTTGGTTCTTTTGATGGTGCGATGAAATTCATTAAAGGGGATGCAATCGCAGGAATTATCATCATTTTTGTTAACTTAATTGGTGGGATCTCTGTTGGTACTGCTCAACAGGGAATGGATGTTTCAACAGCACTAAATACTTTTTCCTTATTAACTATTGGTGATGGCTTAGTCGCTCAAATCCCTGCGCTGCTCATTTCTATTAGCGCGGGTTTTATTGTGACTCGAGTCGGCGGTAATGATAAGAATCTAGGCGAAAATATTGTTTCAGAGTTATTTGCAAATGACTTTACGATTTTAATCACAGCATTTATTGTACTTTCCATGGGTTTTTTACCTGGTTTTCCAACCGTTATATTTTTATTGCTATCGGGGCTTCTTATTGGATTATTTGCTTTTAGGTCTTTTAACAAGAAAAAAAATAAGCAAAAAACAGTGAAGGGTGAAGCTGAAATCATTAATTCAGATGTGATGGAAGGTGAAACGCAAAGAGAAAATAGTGATATTGTAGATGAATATATTCCAGAAACGTTACCGGTGATCATTTCTGTTAATCAGAAATATAAAAAACATTTAGAGGATAATAAGTTTTTGTCTCGAATGAAAAAAGATATTTTTATTCGTTACGGATATAGGATCCCTGATATTGCCATTAATTATTCACCGATTATCCCTGAAAATAAAATGGTGGTTCTAATTAATGAAATTAAAGCAGGAGAATATGATATCTATTTTCATGGGTATCGTTTACTGACGATTAATGATGAACCCGAATATCTGGGTATGACATTGACAAAGTTTACGGATGAATATGGTTCAGTGAGTACGTGGTTTGAACAAAAGGACCGACTCAATATTGAACAGCTTGGTTTAATAGCGCGAGATGATGTGACAGAAGCAATTGATTGTGTCAGTACTTTGCTGTTGAGGTTTATTAATGAATTCTTTGGTATTCAAGAAACAAAAAATTTACTTGATGATCTTGAGAGAAAATATCCTGAATTACTGAAAGAGTGCTATCGCCATACTACGGTACAAAAAGTAACCGAAGTTTTCCAGCGCTTATTAATGGAAAAAATATCAGTTCGCAATATGAAATTGATTATTGAAACCTTAGTGCAATGGGTTCCAAAAGAAAAAGACAGCTTAATGTTAGTCGAACACGTAAGAAGTTCAATGGCACGTTATATTTCCTCTTGCTTCTCTGTAGATGGGCGCTTGAATGTCCTCATGATTAACTCAGAGCTAGAAGACACAATACGCCAAGGGGTCCGGCAAGCTTCCGGTGGGGTTTACTTGCATCTTGAACCTGAAAAAACCAATGAGTTGATTCAGGCCGCTGAACTTGCTTTAGAAAATAGTTATTTATCTGTGAGGGATGTCAACATTTTAGTGCCGGTTGATATTCGTCGTTTTGTCAAAAAAATCGTAGAAGGTCGTTTTCCAGAGTTAGAAGTACTCTCGTTTAATGAAGTTTCTGAAATGGTCAAGGTCAATGTGGTCAAAACCATATAA
- a CDS encoding type III secretion system protein, giving the protein MKYRFIEMLNEFLNSMGRSDLVNSKLDCHSNIQLEMNDFPAINIDLSTDDIIIWCNLADCNYSKLDLISAPLLKTLLEYPPSNFLPGQPALNIVDDVYVLSAVLKQSSLNEIQLFADSFEEFFERANELSAQLS; this is encoded by the coding sequence ATGAAATATAGATTTATAGAAATGCTGAATGAGTTTTTAAACTCTATGGGACGTAGTGACCTGGTTAATTCAAAACTAGATTGCCATTCTAATATTCAATTGGAAATGAATGATTTTCCTGCAATTAATATTGATTTATCAACGGATGATATTATTATTTGGTGTAATTTAGCTGATTGTAATTACAGTAAGCTGGATTTAATCAGTGCACCTTTATTGAAAACATTATTAGAATACCCGCCAAGTAATTTTTTGCCGGGCCAACCGGCATTGAATATTGTGGATGATGTTTACGTGCTCTCTGCTGTTTTAAAGCAATCATCTTTAAATGAAATACAATTATTTGCAGATAGTTTTGAAGAGTTCTTTGAGCGTGCAAATGAGCTTAGCGCTCAGCTATCGTAG
- the sctN gene encoding type III secretion system ATPase SctN, which produces MTLFDFCAHPARIHGCLIEAPLHGVFIGEICFIERSLTQPDIIAKAQVVGFKEGLTVLSLIGRTQGLTREVVIRPSGYPFVFEVGEHLAGKIFNAAGEQVGALSEDLSETMLLNTKLLRIDSPPVSVTQRRPVSEPMVTGVRAIDSLLTCGLGQRIGIFAAAGSGKTSLMNMIINHAHADIHVVALIGERGREVIEFIEELKESPHAAQTILIYATSDSPPIERCNAALLATTIAEYFRDCGRNVLLYVDSMTRYARALRDVALATGELPARRGYPASVFEQLPMLLERPGQLKHGSITAFYTVLLESEEEADPIGDEIRSILDGHIYLSHKLAGRGHYPAIDILHSISRVFQKVTTPEHRQCAIDLRDMISRLEQIQLYLELGEYQRGESHENDRALDKKDQIDGFLKQAMDEPMSFDKMLNILNELAS; this is translated from the coding sequence ATGACGTTATTCGATTTCTGCGCGCATCCTGCGCGCATTCATGGGTGCTTAATTGAAGCGCCCTTACACGGTGTTTTTATCGGTGAAATTTGTTTTATTGAGCGGTCTCTTACGCAGCCTGATATTATTGCAAAAGCACAGGTGGTTGGCTTTAAAGAAGGGCTCACGGTACTGAGTTTAATCGGTCGTACACAAGGTTTAACGCGAGAAGTAGTTATTCGCCCGAGTGGTTACCCGTTTGTCTTTGAAGTTGGTGAACATTTAGCGGGTAAAATTTTTAATGCAGCAGGAGAGCAAGTTGGTGCATTGAGTGAAGACCTATCTGAGACAATGTTACTCAATACAAAATTACTGCGTATTGATAGCCCTCCAGTTAGCGTAACACAAAGACGGCCAGTGTCTGAGCCGATGGTAACTGGGGTACGTGCGATTGATAGCTTACTGACATGTGGGTTAGGGCAACGTATAGGTATATTTGCTGCTGCGGGTAGTGGTAAAACCTCACTAATGAATATGATCATCAACCATGCTCATGCGGATATCCATGTCGTTGCTTTAATTGGTGAACGAGGTCGAGAAGTTATTGAGTTTATTGAGGAATTAAAAGAGTCACCCCATGCAGCACAGACAATTTTAATTTATGCGACTTCAGACAGCCCACCGATTGAACGGTGTAATGCCGCATTGCTTGCGACTACGATTGCTGAATATTTTCGTGACTGTGGTCGTAATGTATTGCTATATGTTGATTCAATGACTCGATATGCGCGGGCATTGCGAGACGTAGCTTTAGCCACCGGAGAACTCCCAGCCAGACGAGGTTATCCAGCCTCTGTTTTTGAACAGCTTCCAATGTTATTGGAGCGCCCAGGGCAACTGAAACATGGCTCGATTACCGCATTTTATACGGTGTTATTAGAAAGCGAAGAAGAAGCCGACCCGATTGGGGATGAGATCCGTTCAATTTTGGATGGTCATATCTACTTGAGTCACAAACTGGCAGGACGTGGACATTACCCTGCGATTGATATCTTACACAGTATTAGTCGCGTATTTCAAAAGGTGACAACTCCAGAGCATCGCCAGTGCGCGATTGATTTGCGTGACATGATTTCAAGGCTTGAACAAATTCAGCTTTATCTTGAACTGGGTGAATATCAACGTGGAGAAAGTCATGAAAATGACCGAGCTTTAGATAAAAAAGATCAAATTGACGGTTTTTTAAAACAAGCCATGGATGAGCCGATGAGTTTCGACAAAATGTTAAATATACTCAATGAATTGGCATCTTAA
- a CDS encoding FliM/FliN family flagellar motor switch protein: MLKIRRISSQEKQLKIWQQCYTVNTQIEQSNRSVRYFQLSLVSDRQKIKALVAVESWCHYRWPKLLHYAWSSLSINELCELFASEYIGMTFFSQKFRCESVEIVDDMRINYQPWLIVQEVNLGEVLLAKPIEGLEKKQRSDQIFGYVKLHADWVLGYSYISAKLLQTIELRDVLSIQQLQLNMSVTGQTLARFQKQEEGLLMIEELVAPEEKEEFVFSEEDEMQEVVRPFNVNDMNIKLTFVLGHSDITVDDLSKMEPGYIYSIGENKEREVKVYANKQFIAEGELIYIGNSDELGLEITHIVSLGDKRV, translated from the coding sequence ATGTTAAAGATCCGACGGATTAGCTCTCAAGAAAAACAACTTAAAATTTGGCAACAATGCTATACAGTTAATACACAAATAGAGCAATCTAACCGCAGTGTTCGTTATTTCCAATTATCGCTAGTCAGTGACAGACAGAAAATAAAGGCGTTAGTTGCTGTTGAAAGCTGGTGTCATTATCGTTGGCCTAAACTGCTTCATTATGCATGGAGCTCATTATCAATTAATGAGTTATGCGAGTTATTTGCCTCAGAATATATTGGAATGACATTTTTCTCCCAGAAATTCCGTTGTGAATCTGTCGAGATAGTTGATGATATGCGTATCAACTACCAGCCTTGGTTAATCGTGCAGGAAGTTAACCTTGGGGAAGTGTTATTAGCAAAGCCAATTGAAGGCCTCGAAAAAAAACAGCGAAGCGACCAGATATTTGGCTATGTAAAATTACACGCTGATTGGGTATTGGGATATAGCTATATCAGCGCCAAACTTCTGCAAACCATAGAATTACGTGATGTGCTGAGCATCCAACAATTACAGTTAAATATGTCTGTTACAGGGCAGACATTAGCACGGTTTCAAAAGCAAGAAGAAGGACTACTTATGATTGAAGAATTAGTGGCACCAGAAGAAAAAGAAGAGTTTGTATTTTCTGAAGAAGATGAAATGCAAGAAGTTGTACGTCCCTTTAATGTGAACGATATGAATATTAAATTAACCTTTGTTTTAGGTCATAGCGATATTACCGTTGATGATCTTTCAAAGATGGAGCCTGGTTATATTTATTCTATCGGTGAAAATAAAGAGCGTGAAGTTAAAGTCTATGCAAATAAACAATTTATTGCAGAAGGGGAACTTATTTATATTGGCAATAGCGACGAGTTAGGTTTGGAAATCACGCATATTGTGAGCCTGGGTGATAAAAGAGTTTAA
- a CDS encoding EscR/YscR/HrcR family type III secretion system export apparatus protein, translated as MPEGIPLLAIIAFSTLLPFIIAAGTCYLKISIVLIMVRNAMGVQQVPSTMVLNGIALLLSIFVMMPVLQDVNSYMRQEQVDFSHAESIDNFVDNGLGGYKAYLKKYSDPQLVTFFESIQQGRSEEEVAADEGEATLFSLLPAYALSEIKSAFEIGFYIYLPFVVVDLVISSILLALGMMMMSPVTISIPVKLILFVAIDGWSLISKGLVMQYIELAQH; from the coding sequence ATACCAGAAGGAATTCCATTATTAGCGATCATCGCATTTTCGACGTTACTGCCATTTATTATCGCTGCGGGTACCTGTTATTTAAAAATCTCTATTGTATTAATTATGGTACGTAATGCGATGGGGGTTCAACAAGTTCCTTCTACCATGGTATTAAATGGTATTGCATTATTGCTCTCTATTTTTGTGATGATGCCAGTATTACAGGATGTGAATAGTTATATGCGGCAAGAACAGGTTGATTTTAGTCATGCTGAATCAATCGATAATTTTGTTGATAATGGGTTGGGGGGGTATAAAGCGTATTTGAAAAAGTATTCTGATCCTCAGTTAGTTACTTTCTTTGAATCAATACAGCAAGGCCGAAGTGAAGAGGAAGTGGCTGCTGATGAAGGCGAGGCTACATTATTTTCTTTATTACCCGCTTACGCATTAAGCGAGATTAAGTCAGCTTTTGAAATCGGCTTTTATATTTATTTACCATTTGTTGTCGTTGATTTGGTTATTTCCAGTATTTTATTGGCGCTGGGTATGATGATGATGAGTCCTGTGACGATTTCGATTCCGGTTAAATTAATTCTCTTTGTCGCAATTGATGGATGGTCACTGATATCTAAAGGGTTAGTGATGCAATACATTGAATTAGCACAGCATTAA
- the sctS gene encoding type III secretion system export apparatus subunit SctS, whose product MDQIVYLSNKTMLLIVILSAIPVIVATAVGLLVGLLQTVTQLQEQTLPFGIKLLAVFGSLFMISGWLSDKVMNFALEALGAAIPAIGLFG is encoded by the coding sequence ATGGATCAAATCGTTTATTTAAGTAATAAAACGATGTTATTAATCGTTATATTATCGGCAATACCAGTCATAGTGGCGACTGCGGTAGGGTTATTAGTGGGGTTACTACAAACGGTCACGCAACTTCAAGAGCAAACATTACCTTTTGGTATCAAATTATTAGCTGTTTTTGGCTCGCTCTTTATGATTTCAGGTTGGTTATCCGATAAGGTGATGAATTTTGCATTAGAGGCCTTAGGCGCAGCGATCCCTGCTATCGGGTTATTCGGATGA
- the sctT gene encoding type III secretion system export apparatus subunit SctT has product MNQEMLSLMSSLYFIFQEGLIKIALAWLRIAPVMFLLPFLSNKLLNGGVIKNCVVAYIALGLWPFFSSYELQWNEINFIDVFIYEISIGLVLALILALPFMIANVIGELIDTQRGETISSIVDPASGSEASELAVLLSHITCMVFLAQGGMYQLANIFAQSYQLLPFAHGFTSFNSLPLGEWLNKMVVNGVILTAPILVTLFITEVALGLYSRFCPQLNAFSLSLAIKSIIAFCVFLLYFHNEVPDILVNMISISPLRDIFLSS; this is encoded by the coding sequence ATGAACCAGGAAATGCTATCGCTAATGTCCTCACTCTATTTTATCTTTCAAGAGGGGTTGATAAAAATAGCGTTAGCTTGGCTAAGGATTGCACCAGTGATGTTTTTATTACCTTTTTTAAGTAATAAATTACTCAATGGTGGCGTGATTAAAAACTGTGTGGTGGCTTATATTGCGCTAGGTTTATGGCCTTTTTTTTCGTCCTATGAACTCCAATGGAATGAAATTAATTTTATTGATGTATTTATTTATGAAATTTCGATTGGGCTTGTATTAGCCTTGATATTGGCGTTGCCTTTTATGATAGCCAATGTCATTGGTGAGTTAATTGATACTCAGCGCGGTGAAACGATCAGCAGTATTGTCGACCCAGCAAGTGGTTCAGAGGCCTCAGAGTTGGCTGTTTTATTAAGCCATATTACATGTATGGTATTTTTAGCCCAAGGGGGAATGTATCAACTTGCTAATATATTTGCACAAAGTTATCAGTTATTACCCTTTGCGCATGGGTTTACGTCGTTTAATAGCCTTCCATTAGGGGAATGGTTAAATAAAATGGTTGTTAATGGGGTTATTTTAACAGCGCCAATATTAGTGACATTGTTTATTACAGAGGTTGCTCTAGGGCTATATTCCCGATTTTGCCCTCAATTAAATGCATTTTCGTTATCTTTAGCAATAAAATCAATCATCGCCTTTTGTGTCTTTTTGCTTTATTTCCATAATGAAGTGCCTGACATTTTAGTGAATATGATTTCGATTTCACCATTACGAGATATATTTCTTTCTTCTTAA
- a CDS encoding EscU/YscU/HrcU family type III secretion system export apparatus switch protein has product MAEKTEKPTDKKIRDSAKKGQSFKSKDSVAAIVLVVSAFVIEGFSSLYELSGLMRKIFLHPTEIKIDALLWQFFTVFLSIVLPVLFACFLSGTLVSLLQSRFRLASEAIKLDFTKLNPIAGFKKIFSLNSLKELIKAILYLIVFIVSTLVFFIIWRKDIFMLYRTMINGMINQWVKLCVTFIVVFLAVALIIILVDAIAEFFLYIKNLKMEKQEVKKEHKDNEGDPQIKSARRGMHQELLSEEVKTNVRNSTFVMANPTHIALLIYYDSDIAPLPFLFSKSKGVQAKAIVKYAEQQGVPVIRDIVLARQIWRSYKNDSFIDEKGLEDVMQIISWLVRIELVKMGIDVDNALEKITMNETHAQNNIGIN; this is encoded by the coding sequence ATGGCTGAAAAAACAGAGAAACCTACCGATAAAAAAATTAGAGATTCAGCTAAAAAAGGGCAAAGTTTTAAAAGTAAAGATAGTGTCGCAGCAATTGTGCTAGTCGTTAGTGCATTTGTAATCGAAGGGTTTTCTAGTTTATATGAACTCAGTGGGTTAATGCGTAAGATATTTTTACATCCAACAGAGATAAAAATTGATGCATTATTATGGCAATTTTTTACGGTCTTTTTAAGTATTGTTTTACCGGTGCTATTTGCCTGTTTTTTATCTGGTACGTTAGTTTCATTATTGCAAAGTCGCTTTAGGTTAGCTAGTGAGGCTATTAAACTCGATTTTACAAAATTAAATCCCATTGCAGGATTCAAAAAAATATTTTCATTGAATTCATTGAAAGAATTAATTAAAGCTATTTTGTATTTAATCGTCTTTATTGTATCAACATTAGTCTTTTTTATTATCTGGCGAAAAGACATTTTTATGCTCTACCGAACGATGATAAATGGAATGATTAATCAGTGGGTCAAACTATGTGTAACATTTATTGTCGTTTTTTTAGCAGTCGCTCTTATTATTATATTGGTAGATGCAATAGCAGAATTCTTTTTGTACATTAAAAACTTAAAAATGGAAAAACAGGAGGTCAAAAAGGAACACAAAGATAATGAGGGGGACCCTCAAATTAAGAGCGCACGCAGAGGTATGCACCAGGAATTACTGTCTGAAGAGGTTAAAACAAATGTGCGTAATTCCACATTTGTTATGGCCAACCCAACCCATATTGCACTACTTATCTATTACGATTCGGATATTGCGCCATTACCTTTTTTGTTCTCTAAAAGTAAAGGTGTGCAAGCAAAAGCTATTGTTAAATATGCAGAGCAACAAGGTGTTCCCGTTATTAGAGATATAGTCCTAGCAAGGCAAATATGGCGGTCATATAAGAATGACAGTTTTATTGATGAAAAAGGATTAGAGGATGTTATGCAAATAATATCATGGTTAGTACGCATCGAATTAGTAAAAATGGGAATTGATGTTGATAATGCCTTAGAGAAAATAACAATGAATGAAACACACGCACAAAATAATATCGGCATTAATTAG
- the sicA gene encoding type III secretion system translocator chaperone SicA: METKNFKGSDMEGLLDNITSALMDGATYKDIHGIPQSTMDGIYSYAYEFYQQGKLKEAETFFRFLSIYDFYNTDYVMGLAAVYQLTKRYGKATELYALAFVLAKNDYRPLFHAGQCNLMMKKSSAAIHCFESVVKSSTDIDLKNKSQAYLTALENNLEKASSENKKPNMK; this comes from the coding sequence ATGGAAACAAAGAACTTTAAAGGTTCTGACATGGAAGGATTACTTGACAATATTACGTCCGCATTAATGGATGGGGCAACCTATAAAGATATTCATGGTATTCCACAGAGTACGATGGATGGTATTTATTCCTATGCATATGAATTCTATCAACAAGGAAAACTAAAAGAAGCGGAAACTTTTTTTCGATTCTTAAGTATTTATGATTTCTATAATACAGATTATGTGATGGGACTCGCTGCTGTCTATCAATTAACGAAACGATATGGAAAAGCAACTGAGTTATATGCCCTTGCATTTGTATTAGCGAAAAATGATTACCGTCCACTGTTCCATGCGGGACAATGTAATTTAATGATGAAAAAAAGTAGTGCCGCAATTCATTGTTTTGAAAGTGTAGTAAAAAGCAGTACTGATATTGATTTAAAAAATAAATCTCAAGCTTATTTGACCGCATTGGAAAATAACCTGGAAAAAGCAAGCTCAGAGAATAAAAAACCGAATATGAAGTAG
- the sctE gene encoding type III secretion system translocon subunit SctE — protein MGPITNSSNERINNIHTFLQGSNPIGLGDESIKAVLALEMACEELASTEQMKRSRIENAPQLPAPKNNLSVMFKAAAAKEEKLSLKTEGFNATSVLVGSLTTLRQLLHEGNISELANRLQLMNIESNALREKGNDLLNSFTNHTDKANALNNEASALIQERTESKARLAHLQSQQGGNQEKIKQQIAAENTKITNLSTKIDDLLELAGNYAKDASEKANKLNQFIDAAPRRVEIDGEKWENALALLTMLTGQLKKAMNEDSIRNMKEQEAVMATINEASRKDSDKKAKEAEEAQRKADEANKAASCTSKIFSYVMLAVSVIATVATFGAAAPLTLAVAAIGIAISVADIVLEETGQSSLMQMLASEISSAVTDMLMTFGVPEEKAKQIGSIVGMIMAAIAFLALSLASMSSFVKNIGNIATNAVKMLTKNAGTLLKSIIKSMPNGLMNALGHIANGAGKVGKSADNMAVLTKFSKLADSVDDLQQAVKTTTKVAQKADDMKDIAKAADKVADQTDSITDITKSSDKAVNTVKTQSVAAARLEVGMKGTGAALTVANTATTGGLNLHAAGQIRDMKEMLAGLMLNSESIQVLDELLKNLLKSMSQNHEKFEEMFSGMLTSLNQSGQTKANMLKTARFA, from the coding sequence ATGGGTCCAATTACCAATTCAAGTAATGAACGAATCAATAATATTCATACATTTCTACAAGGCAGTAATCCTATTGGATTAGGGGATGAATCCATCAAAGCGGTATTAGCTTTGGAGATGGCGTGTGAGGAGTTAGCGTCAACAGAGCAGATGAAGCGTAGTCGTATTGAGAATGCGCCGCAATTACCCGCACCTAAAAATAATTTATCCGTCATGTTTAAAGCTGCAGCAGCAAAAGAGGAGAAGTTGTCGCTAAAGACAGAAGGATTTAATGCGACTTCAGTGCTCGTTGGGAGCCTGACGACATTGCGCCAGTTATTACATGAGGGGAATATTAGTGAGTTGGCTAATCGCCTTCAATTGATGAATATAGAATCAAATGCACTTCGTGAAAAAGGCAATGATTTATTAAACTCTTTTACAAATCATACAGATAAAGCTAATGCACTTAATAACGAAGCAAGTGCGTTAATACAAGAACGTACCGAAAGTAAAGCTCGTTTAGCGCACCTTCAGTCTCAGCAAGGTGGAAACCAAGAAAAGATTAAGCAGCAAATTGCAGCGGAAAATACCAAAATTACAAATTTGAGCACCAAAATTGATGATTTGCTGGAATTAGCTGGGAACTACGCGAAAGACGCAAGTGAGAAAGCTAACAAACTTAATCAATTTATAGACGCTGCCCCACGCCGTGTTGAGATTGATGGTGAAAAATGGGAAAACGCGCTGGCGCTGCTGACTATGCTAACTGGTCAACTTAAAAAAGCGATGAATGAAGATTCGATTCGCAATATGAAAGAGCAAGAAGCCGTGATGGCGACAATCAATGAAGCTTCTCGCAAAGATTCAGATAAAAAGGCTAAAGAGGCGGAAGAAGCGCAGCGTAAAGCCGATGAAGCGAACAAGGCCGCCTCTTGTACCAGTAAAATTTTTAGCTATGTGATGCTTGCCGTGTCAGTTATCGCCACGGTTGCGACTTTTGGCGCAGCAGCACCATTAACGCTTGCCGTTGCCGCTATTGGTATTGCTATCTCAGTGGCTGATATCGTTTTGGAAGAAACGGGTCAAAGTAGCCTTATGCAGATGCTAGCCTCTGAAATTTCTAGTGCAGTGACTGACATGTTGATGACGTTTGGTGTTCCTGAGGAAAAAGCGAAGCAAATCGGGAGTATTGTCGGAATGATTATGGCAGCCATTGCATTTTTAGCCCTCTCATTGGCGTCTATGTCCTCTTTTGTGAAAAACATCGGCAATATTGCGACTAACGCAGTAAAAATGCTTACTAAAAACGCAGGGACATTACTGAAAAGCATCATCAAGTCGATGCCAAATGGTTTGATGAACGCCTTAGGGCATATTGCGAATGGAGCCGGTAAGGTCGGAAAATCTGCGGATAATATGGCGGTGCTGACTAAGTTCAGCAAGTTGGCCGATAGTGTTGATGACTTACAGCAAGCCGTAAAAACAACCACTAAAGTAGCGCAAAAAGCCGATGACATGAAAGATATAGCCAAAGCGGCAGATAAAGTTGCAGACCAAACTGACAGTATCACAGACATCACCAAAAGCTCAGATAAGGCCGTAAACACGGTTAAAACGCAAAGTGTTGCAGCTGCTCGCCTTGAAGTGGGAATGAAAGGGACTGGGGCGGCATTGACGGTTGCGAATACGGCAACAACGGGGGGGCTAAATTTACATGCCGCAGGCCAGATTCGAGATATGAAAGAAATGCTTGCTGGTTTGATGCTTAATAGTGAAAGCATTCAAGTGTTGGATGAGTTATTAAAAAACTTACTGAAATCCATGTCTCAAAATCATGAGAAATTTGAGGAAATGTTTAGCGGAATGCTGACGTCATTAAATCAATCCGGTCAAACGAAAGCCAATATGCTGAAAACCGCCCGCTTCGCATAG